One window of Cuculus canorus isolate bCucCan1 chromosome 10, bCucCan1.pri, whole genome shotgun sequence genomic DNA carries:
- the NDUFA1 gene encoding NADH dehydrogenase [ubiquinone] 1 alpha subcomplex subunit 1 — translation MWYEILPGMAIMGVCLSIPGLSTVFMHRWSNGGKEKRIARYPYQWTLMERDRRVSGVNKYYVSKGLENID, via the exons ATGTGGTACGAGATCCTGCCTGGCATGGCCATCATGGGCGTCTGCCTCAGCATCCCCGGCCTTTCCACCGTCTTCATGCACCGCTGGAGCAACGGCGGCAAG GAGAAGAGGATCGCCCGCTATCCCTACCAGTGGACCCTGATGGAAAGAGACAGGCGGGTGTCGGGTGTCAACAAGTACTACGTCTCCAAG GGTCTGGAGAACATCGACTAA
- the RPL39 gene encoding 60S ribosomal protein L39, translating into MSSHKTFKIKRFLAKKQKQNRPIPQWIRMKTGNKIRYNSKRRHWRRTKLGL; encoded by the exons ATG TCCTCCCAcaagaccttcaagatcaaaCGCTTCCTCgcaaagaagcagaagcagaaccGGCCGATCCCTCAGTGGATCCGCATGAAGACGGGCAACAAGATCAG GTACAACTCCAAAAGGAGGCACTGGAGGAGGACCAAACTGGGCTTGTAA
- the UPF3B gene encoding regulator of nonsense transcripts 3B, with protein sequence MVWRGCGAAPQPGMKEDKENARPKERRGPGALLGTAAAAGPGSGTDGRAGGAETERLERPKDKKETLSKVVIRRLPPSLTKEQLEEHLQPLPEHDYFEFFANDSSLYPHMFSRAYINFKNQEDIVLFRDRFDGYVFVDHKGQEYAAIVEFAPFQKAAKKKSKKKDAKTGTIEDDPEYKKFLESYSADDEKLTSTPETLLEEIEARNKELIAKKTTPLLNFLKNKQRLREEKREERRRRELERKRQREEERRKWKEEERRKRKEAEKLKKVDRCPEKERDRSKEEPKIKLLKKPEKDEKDLEKKEKSKKLERETLREEKNASSASAKRSDGETKEEKAKKSEDECVKDYRDRDRDFERDREYERAQREKLRRQEEERRRQKERFEKEKVFRRKEEEVKKERDLLREKAKKSDLTDFTGSMDKSEKVTKDDKKEDTIKRDRIRNKDRPAMQLYQPGARSRSRLCQYEENAAKPTDQGADKKPESETSNAKEEE encoded by the exons ATGGTGTGGCGGGGGTGCGGCGCTGCCCCGCAGCCCGGCATGAAGGAGGACAAGGAAAACGCCAGGCCCAAGGAGCGGCGCGGGCCGGGGGCCCTGCTGGGCACCGCAGCGGCCGCGGGGCCGGGCAGCGGCACGGACGGCAGGGCGGGCGGCGCCGAGACCGAGCGCCTCGAGCGGCCCAAGGACAAGAAAGAGACGCTGAGCAAG GTGGTGATCCGCCGGCTGCCGCCCAGCCTGAcgaaggagcagctggaggagcacctgcagcccctgcccgaGCACGACTACTTCGAGTTCTTCGCCAATGACTCCAG CTTGTACCCACACATGTTCTCAAGAGCCTACATCAACTTTAAGAACCAGGAAGACATCGTCCTCTTCAGGGATCGCTTTGACGGCTACGTTTTTGTCGATCACAAAG GTCAGGAATATGCTGCCATAGTTGAGTTTGCACCTTTccaaaaagctgcaaaaaagaagagtaagaaaaagGATGCCAAAACAGGAACTATTGAAGATG ATCCAGAGTACAAGAAGTTTTTGGAAAGTTACAGTGCAGATGATGAAAAATTAACCTCCACTCCTGAAACTTTGTTGGAGGAAATAGAGGCAAGAAACAAAGAGCTGATAG CTAAAAAGACTACTCCTCTATTGaacttcttgaaaaataaacag agactgagagaagaaaaaagagaggagaggaggaggagagaattggaaagaaaaagacaaagagaagaggaaagaagaaaatggaaggaggaggagagaaggaagagaaaagaagcagaaaaactgaagaaggtAGACAGATgcccagaaaaagaaagagacagatcAAAAGAAGAACCAAAGATTAAG CTACTTAAGAAGcctgaaaaagatgaaaaagacttggagaaaaaagaaaaatccaagaaactggaaagagaaactctgagggaggaaaaaaatgcgAGTAGTGCATCTGCCAAACGATCTGATGGGGagacaaaagaagagaaggcaaaaaa ATCAGAAGATGAGTGTGTAAAGGACTACAGGGACCGAGATAGAGATTTTGAAAGAGACAGAGAATATGAGAGAgcacagagagagaaactgaGACGCCAGGAAGAGGAGCGTCGGAGGCAGAAAGAACGCTTTGAGAAAGAGAAGgtttttagaagaaaagaagaagaggtgaaaaaggagagagacttactcagagaaaaggcaaagaaaagtgATCTCACAGACTTTACCGGCAGCATGGACAAATCTGAGAAAGTAACCAAAGACGATAAAAAAGAGGATACGATTAAGAGGGATCGTATCAGAAACAAG GATCGTCCAGCAATGCAGCTGTACCAGCCAGGAGCCCGAAGCCGAAGCAGGTTGTGTCAGTatgaagaaaatgctgcaaagcCCACGGATCAGGGAGCAGATAAGAAGCCAGAGAGTGAGACCAGTAATGCGAAGGAAGAGGAGTGA